From Serinicoccus profundi, the proteins below share one genomic window:
- the ahcY gene encoding adenosylhomocysteinase, producing the protein MPDTTTMTTAALEHRVRDLGLAEQGRHQIRLAEHEMPGLMALRERFGAEQPLAGARIAGSLHMTVQTAVLIETLVALGAQVRWASCNIFSTQDEAAAAVVVGPQGTPEDPQGVPVFAWKGETLEDYWACTTQIMLWPDGEGPNLILDDGGDATLLVLKGREWERQGAVPSPQEEDPEEWRVILETVRASLTQDPQRWTRVAEGVRGVSEETTTGVHRLYQLHEAGELLFPAINVNDAVTKSKFDNTYGCRHSLIDGINRATDVLIGGKVAVVCGYGDVGKGCAEALRGQGARVIVTEIDPICALQAAMDGYQVARLEDVVSSADFVITATGCKDVVTVEHMRAMKDKAVLGNIGHFDNEIDMAGLARVPDVQRVEIKPQVHEWSFAEGRSIIVLSEGRLLNLGNATGHPSFVMSASFANQVLAQIELHTRLDAYPLGVHTLRKELDEEVARLHLASVAAHLTELTKEQASYLGVDVAGPYKPEHYRY; encoded by the coding sequence ATGCCCGACACGACGACGATGACCACGGCCGCGCTCGAGCACCGGGTCCGTGACCTGGGACTCGCCGAGCAGGGCCGGCACCAGATCCGCCTGGCGGAGCACGAGATGCCCGGCCTCATGGCGCTGCGCGAGCGCTTCGGCGCCGAGCAGCCGCTCGCGGGGGCCCGCATCGCCGGGTCGCTGCACATGACCGTGCAGACCGCGGTGCTCATCGAGACCCTCGTCGCCCTCGGGGCGCAGGTGCGGTGGGCCTCCTGCAACATCTTCTCCACGCAGGACGAGGCGGCCGCCGCCGTCGTCGTCGGCCCGCAGGGCACCCCCGAGGACCCGCAGGGCGTCCCGGTCTTCGCCTGGAAGGGCGAGACGCTGGAGGACTACTGGGCGTGCACGACCCAGATCATGCTGTGGCCCGACGGGGAGGGCCCCAACCTCATCCTCGACGACGGCGGTGACGCGACGCTGCTCGTGCTCAAGGGCCGGGAGTGGGAGCGGCAGGGTGCGGTGCCGAGCCCGCAGGAGGAGGACCCGGAGGAGTGGCGGGTCATCCTCGAGACGGTCCGCGCATCCCTGACGCAGGACCCGCAGCGGTGGACCCGGGTCGCCGAGGGCGTCCGCGGGGTCTCGGAGGAGACCACGACGGGCGTGCACCGGCTCTACCAGCTGCACGAGGCCGGTGAGCTGCTGTTCCCCGCGATCAACGTCAACGACGCGGTGACCAAGAGCAAGTTCGACAACACCTACGGCTGCCGGCACAGCCTCATCGACGGCATCAACCGCGCGACCGACGTGCTCATCGGCGGCAAGGTCGCCGTCGTCTGCGGCTACGGCGACGTCGGCAAGGGCTGCGCCGAGGCGCTGCGCGGCCAGGGCGCCCGCGTCATCGTCACCGAGATCGACCCCATCTGTGCGCTCCAGGCCGCGATGGACGGCTACCAGGTCGCCCGCCTCGAGGACGTCGTGTCCTCCGCCGACTTCGTCATCACCGCGACGGGGTGCAAGGACGTCGTCACGGTCGAGCACATGAGGGCGATGAAGGACAAGGCGGTCCTGGGCAACATCGGCCACTTCGACAACGAGATCGACATGGCCGGGCTCGCCCGGGTGCCGGACGTGCAGCGGGTCGAGATCAAGCCCCAGGTCCACGAGTGGAGCTTCGCCGAGGGCCGCTCGATCATCGTGCTGTCCGAAGGACGTCTGCTCAACCTCGGCAACGCCACCGGACACCCCAGCTTCGTCATGTCCGCGAGCTTCGCCAACCAGGTGCTCGCCCAGATCGAGCTGCACACCCGCCTGGACGCCTACCCGCTCGGGGTGCACACCCTGCGCAAGGAGCTCGACGAGGAGGTCGCGCGGCTGCACCTGGCCTCGGTCGCGGCCCACCTGACCGAGCTGACCAAGGAGCAGGCCAGCTACCTCGGGGTCGACGTGGCCGGCCCCTACAAGCCCGAGCACTACCGCTACTGA
- the mtrA gene encoding MtrAB system response regulator MtrA, whose amino-acid sequence MSARVLVVDDDQALAEMLGIVLRKEGYEVATCADGGRAMPMFREFRPDLVLLDVMLPSKDGIEVCRELRGESGVPVVMLTARTDTKDVVLGLEAGADDYVVKPFKPQELLARIRARLRRTDTGDDTRLQVGDVQIDVAGHEVTRAGEQIPLTPLEFDLLVALASKPTQVFDRESLLEQVWGYRHAGDTRLVNVHVQRLRSKIEKDPENPQIVVTVRGVGYKAGHP is encoded by the coding sequence GTGAGCGCTCGAGTACTCGTGGTCGACGACGACCAGGCCTTGGCCGAGATGCTCGGCATCGTGCTGCGCAAGGAGGGCTACGAGGTCGCCACCTGCGCCGACGGAGGTCGCGCCATGCCGATGTTCCGAGAGTTCCGTCCCGACCTGGTCCTGCTCGACGTCATGCTGCCCTCCAAGGACGGCATCGAGGTATGCCGTGAGCTGCGCGGCGAGTCCGGCGTCCCCGTGGTGATGCTCACCGCGCGCACCGACACCAAGGACGTCGTGCTCGGCCTGGAGGCCGGGGCCGACGACTACGTCGTCAAGCCGTTCAAGCCCCAGGAGCTCCTCGCGCGCATCCGGGCCCGGTTGCGGCGCACCGACACCGGCGACGACACGCGGCTCCAGGTGGGTGACGTCCAGATCGACGTCGCCGGGCACGAGGTCACCCGGGCCGGGGAGCAGATCCCCCTGACCCCGCTGGAGTTCGACCTGCTCGTGGCCCTGGCGAGCAAGCCCACCCAGGTCTTCGACCGCGAGTCCCTGCTGGAGCAGGTCTGGGGCTACCGTCACGCCGGCGACACGCGGCTGGTCAACGTGCACGTCCAGCGGCTCCGCAGCAAGATCGAGAAGGACCCCGAGAACCCCCAGATCGTGGTGACGGTGCGTGGCGTCGGATACAAGGCCGGGCACCCCTGA
- the mtrB gene encoding MtrAB system histidine kinase MtrB yields MASDTRPGTPDPVATGRHLLTWWRGSLRARVITSTVLLGSLLAILLGSLLYQQVSRGLVEQAIDSAERDASQQVANAQQAFDSTDRRDDSGLRGLAEEQIQSMSGPSAEDGRRVHLLPALGNDSGVVERMATGVAAEDIPVSLQEAIAADPANQQVLVTPVSLGEGQDRATAVVVGSRVSLLRAGPYDLVLVYPLLREQETLDLVRQLFLLGGLGLVALVVGLALLATRMVTRPVEEVAKASQEVAQGHLDERLPVVGNDEIAQLATSFNTMADSIQHQIRELRSLSQLQQRFVSDVSHELRTPLTTMRMAGDVLHASREDFTAPVARSAELLDQEMDRFEDLLAELLEISRFDSGAVTVERHEEDILPTVRAAVQGVETLAAKVGTLLRLHLPDERVEVCMDGRRISRILRNLLTNAVEHGEGRPVDVTVACTPQVVAVSVRDHGIGLTEEQRHQVFDRFWRADPARTRTTGGTGLGLAIAVEDARVHGGWLQVGSEPGRGACLRLVLPRTHTYVIAEEPPPVPADRDLDGRATDGVVPPVVLALATREDD; encoded by the coding sequence GTGGCGTCGGATACAAGGCCGGGCACCCCTGACCCGGTCGCCACCGGTCGGCACCTGCTGACCTGGTGGCGAGGGTCGCTGCGGGCGCGGGTGATCACCTCGACGGTGCTGCTCGGCTCGTTGCTGGCCATCCTGCTCGGCAGCCTGCTCTACCAGCAGGTGTCCCGCGGCCTGGTGGAGCAGGCGATCGACAGCGCCGAACGGGACGCCTCCCAGCAGGTCGCCAACGCCCAGCAGGCCTTCGACTCCACGGACCGTCGTGACGACAGCGGGCTGCGCGGGCTGGCCGAGGAGCAGATCCAGTCGATGAGCGGCCCCTCGGCCGAGGACGGCCGGCGCGTGCACCTGCTCCCCGCGCTCGGCAACGACAGCGGGGTGGTGGAGCGGATGGCCACCGGCGTCGCCGCCGAGGACATCCCCGTCTCCCTGCAGGAGGCGATCGCCGCCGACCCGGCCAACCAGCAGGTCCTCGTGACGCCGGTGTCGCTCGGCGAGGGGCAGGACCGGGCGACCGCGGTGGTCGTGGGCTCGCGGGTGTCGTTGCTGCGGGCCGGTCCTTACGACCTGGTGCTCGTCTATCCGCTGCTGCGCGAGCAGGAGACCCTCGACCTCGTCCGCCAGCTGTTCCTGCTCGGTGGCCTCGGCCTGGTCGCGCTCGTCGTCGGCCTCGCGCTGCTGGCGACCCGGATGGTCACCCGTCCGGTCGAGGAGGTGGCGAAGGCCTCCCAGGAGGTCGCGCAGGGGCACCTGGACGAGCGGCTGCCCGTCGTCGGCAACGACGAGATCGCCCAGCTCGCGACCTCCTTCAACACCATGGCCGACTCCATCCAGCACCAGATCCGCGAGCTGCGCTCGCTGTCCCAGCTGCAGCAGCGCTTCGTCTCCGACGTCTCCCACGAGCTGCGGACCCCGCTCACGACGATGCGGATGGCCGGCGACGTGCTCCACGCCTCGCGCGAGGACTTCACCGCCCCGGTCGCACGCTCCGCCGAGCTGCTCGACCAGGAGATGGACCGTTTCGAGGACCTCCTCGCCGAGCTCCTGGAGATCAGCCGGTTCGACTCCGGCGCGGTGACGGTCGAGCGGCACGAGGAGGACATCCTGCCGACGGTCCGGGCCGCGGTGCAGGGGGTGGAGACCCTCGCCGCCAAGGTCGGCACCCTCCTGCGGCTGCACCTCCCGGACGAGCGGGTCGAGGTCTGCATGGACGGGCGCCGGATCTCCCGCATCCTGCGCAACCTGCTCACCAATGCCGTCGAGCACGGCGAGGGCCGACCGGTCGACGTCACGGTGGCCTGCACCCCCCAGGTGGTCGCCGTCAGCGTCCGCGACCACGGGATCGGGCTGACCGAGGAGCAGCGGCACCAGGTCTTCGACCGGTTCTGGCGCGCCGACCCGGCCCGCACCCGGACCACCGGGGGCACGGGGCTGGGGCTCGCGATCGCCGTGGAGGACGCGCGCGTCCACGGCGGCTGGCTCCAGGTCGGCAGCGAGCCGGGTCGTGGGGCGTGCCTCCGCCTCGTGCTGCCCCGCACGCATACCTATGTCATCGCCGAGGAACCACCACCGGTGCCGGCCGACCGCGACCTCGACGGCAGAGCCACCGACGGCGTCGTGCCCCCGGTCGTGCTGGCGCTGGCCACGAGGGAGGACGACTGA
- a CDS encoding LpqB family beta-propeller domain-containing protein — MRRHLLAALAAVTLVVTACSGQLPTTPEPRAGLPVSQQSEREVERLLPPAPQDAGPVEIVEGFLRANEGFASDDDVSRTYLTSELANSWVPTAAVMVYGGDATVSLTDDDEVSVQLEVIGRLDADGRLTEQVPQTSTQTFGLTEVDGATRISTFPDDAGLWLSDTAFERAFRPTVLSYLNAQRDVFVPELRWLADSEGLPTAITRAQLAPLPPHLEGALTTAATEEVRLATPAVPVDPSTLVATVNLQGATLAQDDSRADDLSSQLAHSLLGLSSVAGVDVQVAGRSLPLEGVEGPITGATELPYTEVEREVAQVLLRVGEQLTVADPSQYALRDLEPAEDVELPGVELRWTGLAVTEDLEDLAAVSVDGAAFRRWRGEQVHTNEGIGDDLTPPGVDPQGAFWLGGIHRSSRTPRVWVVDETRLDAVARPVEADWLEAEDRIERVAISPDGSRVVMVVRQTVGQDAQEPPPHRLLLSGIVRDASGRPRELTAPLPLVPHLRDVVAAHWSAAGELVIVGQRQDDTEPQPFRLELGGWLQHLGSLPGLVDAVPVPRATGVQVIARTEDGGVYVPEGQSGWQPVRNGDQVVVPGD; from the coding sequence ATGCGACGTCACCTGCTCGCGGCGCTCGCCGCCGTGACCCTGGTCGTGACCGCCTGCTCCGGTCAGCTGCCGACCACCCCGGAGCCGCGGGCCGGCCTCCCGGTCTCCCAGCAGTCCGAGCGGGAGGTCGAGCGGCTGCTGCCGCCCGCCCCGCAGGACGCCGGGCCGGTGGAGATCGTCGAGGGCTTCCTGCGCGCCAACGAAGGCTTCGCCAGCGACGACGACGTCTCCCGCACCTACCTCACCTCCGAGCTCGCCAACAGCTGGGTGCCCACCGCGGCGGTCATGGTCTACGGCGGCGACGCCACGGTCAGCCTCACCGACGACGACGAGGTGAGCGTCCAGCTCGAGGTCATCGGCCGGCTCGACGCCGACGGGCGGCTCACCGAGCAGGTGCCGCAGACGTCCACGCAGACCTTCGGGCTCACCGAGGTGGACGGCGCGACCCGGATCAGCACCTTCCCCGACGACGCCGGGCTGTGGCTCTCCGACACCGCCTTCGAGCGCGCCTTCCGACCGACGGTCCTGTCCTACCTCAACGCCCAGCGCGACGTCTTCGTCCCCGAGCTGCGGTGGCTGGCCGACAGCGAGGGGTTGCCGACCGCCATCACGCGCGCCCAGCTCGCGCCCCTGCCGCCCCACCTGGAGGGGGCCCTGACCACCGCGGCGACCGAGGAGGTGCGGCTCGCGACCCCGGCCGTGCCGGTCGACCCCTCGACCCTCGTCGCGACCGTCAACCTCCAGGGGGCCACCCTGGCCCAGGACGACAGCCGGGCCGACGACCTCAGCAGCCAGCTGGCCCACAGCCTCCTGGGGCTGTCCTCGGTCGCGGGGGTGGACGTGCAGGTGGCGGGTCGGTCGCTGCCGCTGGAGGGCGTCGAGGGTCCGATCACCGGCGCCACGGAGCTGCCCTACACCGAGGTGGAGCGCGAGGTGGCGCAGGTCCTGCTGCGGGTCGGCGAGCAGCTCACCGTGGCCGACCCCTCGCAGTACGCCCTGCGCGACCTGGAGCCGGCGGAGGACGTCGAGCTGCCGGGTGTCGAGCTGCGCTGGACCGGGTTGGCCGTGACGGAGGACCTCGAGGACCTCGCGGCGGTGTCGGTGGACGGCGCCGCCTTCCGCCGGTGGCGCGGCGAGCAGGTCCACACCAACGAGGGCATCGGTGACGATCTCACCCCGCCGGGCGTCGACCCGCAGGGTGCCTTCTGGCTCGGGGGCATCCATCGCAGCAGCCGGACGCCTCGGGTCTGGGTGGTCGACGAGACCCGGCTGGACGCCGTGGCGCGGCCGGTGGAGGCCGACTGGCTGGAGGCGGAGGACCGGATCGAGCGGGTGGCGATCTCCCCGGACGGCAGCCGGGTGGTCATGGTCGTCCGGCAGACCGTCGGGCAGGACGCCCAGGAACCGCCGCCGCACCGCCTGCTGCTCAGCGGGATCGTGCGGGATGCCTCGGGTCGTCCGCGCGAGCTGACGGCCCCCCTGCCCCTGGTGCCGCACCTGCGTGACGTCGTCGCGGCCCACTGGAGCGCCGCGGGGGAGCTCGTCATCGTGGGACAGCGGCAGGACGACACCGAGCCCCAGCCCTTCCGGCTGGAGCTCGGTGGGTGGCTGCAGCACCTGGGGTCGCTCCCCGGGCTCGTCGACGCGGTGCCGGTCCCACGCGCCACCGGGGTGCAGGTCATCGCCCGCACCGAGGACGGCGGGGTCTACGTGCCGGAGGGGCAGAGCGGGTGGCAGCCGGTCCGCAACGGTGACCAGGTGGTCGTCCCCGGGGACTGA
- a CDS encoding ComF family protein: MPWRPGEDLRALVELVAPAQCPGCGREGSRLCRWCAAELGGGSPRLWRPTPCPAGFPPTWSGPAYDGAVRGIVVAWKEQDRVDLGPALAVVLRAALVAAIEASPEHREAVRSGRPVAVVPAPSARASTRSRGRSPVRELALRASGSPRAVVGALVLARAVQDQAGLSAGARAANLGGAVRVRPGLGDALEGVPCVVVDDVVTTGATLVECARALRAAGSGGVVAATVAATARRDRTDPRVSPIAGG; this comes from the coding sequence ATGCCGTGGCGACCGGGGGAGGACCTGCGCGCGCTGGTGGAGCTCGTGGCCCCGGCGCAGTGCCCCGGGTGCGGACGCGAGGGGTCACGCCTGTGCCGGTGGTGCGCCGCGGAGCTGGGAGGCGGGAGCCCCCGCCTCTGGCGTCCCACGCCGTGCCCGGCCGGGTTCCCGCCGACGTGGTCGGGCCCGGCCTACGACGGCGCGGTGCGGGGGATCGTGGTGGCGTGGAAGGAGCAGGACCGGGTGGACCTCGGCCCGGCTCTGGCCGTCGTCCTGCGCGCAGCGCTCGTGGCCGCGATCGAGGCCTCGCCGGAGCATCGGGAGGCGGTCCGCTCCGGTCGGCCGGTGGCCGTGGTGCCGGCGCCCTCGGCGCGGGCGAGCACCCGCTCGCGGGGGCGCTCGCCGGTGCGCGAGCTCGCCCTCAGGGCCTCAGGATCGCCCCGTGCGGTGGTCGGTGCCCTGGTCCTGGCCCGCGCCGTCCAGGACCAGGCGGGACTGTCCGCCGGGGCCAGGGCGGCCAACCTCGGCGGCGCGGTGCGGGTCCGCCCCGGCCTCGGGGACGCCCTCGAGGGGGTCCCGTGCGTCGTCGTCGACGACGTCGTCACGACCGGGGCGACCCTCGTCGAGTGCGCCCGGGCCCTGCGTGCCGCAGGGTCCGGGGGCGTGGTCGCGGCGACCGTCGCGGCGACCGCACGGCGCGACCGGACCGACCCGAGGGTGTCCCCTATCGCCGGAGGGTGA
- the hpf gene encoding ribosome hibernation-promoting factor, HPF/YfiA family — protein sequence MELTVTGRKRDVPERFRRHIEDKLDKIPQLAPRVRRTEVVLTHEANPRQAKEAERCEITCYVHRTVVRAEAAADEDYAALDLAMGKLTERLRRLGDKRRVSHTGKHRLPSVAEATFGLPTEPLAPDDDGADRPERSPEEAVDEALQTRGNSPIEIREKVHASPPMTVGEALSQMELVGHEFFLFHDADADRPSVVYRRRGWSYGVLRLDRAETEGEEPVDRAGAPAAAVAS from the coding sequence ATGGAACTCACCGTGACCGGTCGCAAGAGAGACGTGCCCGAGCGCTTCCGCCGCCACATCGAGGACAAGCTCGACAAGATCCCACAGCTGGCCCCACGGGTCCGCCGCACCGAGGTGGTGCTGACCCACGAGGCCAACCCCCGGCAGGCCAAGGAGGCCGAGCGGTGCGAGATCACCTGCTACGTGCACCGCACCGTCGTCCGGGCGGAGGCGGCCGCGGACGAGGACTACGCCGCGCTCGACCTCGCCATGGGCAAGCTCACCGAGCGGCTGCGGCGGCTGGGTGACAAGCGACGCGTCTCCCACACCGGCAAGCACCGGCTCCCCTCCGTCGCCGAGGCGACCTTCGGGCTGCCGACCGAGCCGCTGGCCCCCGACGACGACGGCGCCGACCGGCCCGAGCGCAGCCCCGAGGAGGCGGTCGACGAGGCTCTGCAGACGCGTGGCAACAGCCCGATCGAGATCCGCGAGAAGGTCCACGCCTCCCCGCCGATGACCGTGGGTGAGGCCCTGTCGCAGATGGAGCTGGTGGGTCACGAGTTCTTCCTCTTCCACGACGCCGACGCCGACCGGCCGAGCGTGGTCTACCGCCGCCGAGGCTGGTCCTACGGTGTCCTGCGGCTCGATCGCGCCGAGACCGAGGGTGAGGAGCCGGTCGACCGGGCCGGAGCGCCTGCCGCGGCCGTCGCCTCCTGA